The following proteins are encoded in a genomic region of Huiozyma naganishii CBS 8797 chromosome 9, complete genome:
- the KNAG0I00100 gene encoding uncharacterized protein, producing MNFQLSAVIILPWLLCFASAQISRPEACAVKGVASEGLTAKFYPFPFQKFSLVRTPKFYGHDYAVPSPIHELKNIVDPNFVIGAECIPTDKSAPFICHNPTSHYCGSIECEPFQKNSPYWTTDIYGYNTTVSNITLELTGYLRAPETGVYNFHVDPADEAVYLYVGPGDAFNCCEQDSKPTVGATAALGLVFPKSGETQFYLVEGNYYPIKLVYFNANWIGQLLTSLTLPSGALSKDWGKYVYSYENSKKGVCSWNPSTPPGITTTSYTRGSITKASTIETRSTFTIGSNGGTTPVDIIVVETPISGNSPSSSIGVSSSGTPSSSIRLTSSTEGVSPTPISLSQSSLQISSSGTPSSSIRLTSSTEGVSPTPISLSQSSLQISSSGTPSSGIRLTSSTEGVSPTSVSLSQSSLQVSSSGTPSSSIRLTSSTEGVSPTSVSLSQSSLQISSSGTPSSGIRLTSSTEGVSPTSVSLSQSSLQVSSSGTPSSGIRLTSSTASVSPTSVSLSQSSLQVSSSGAPSSSIRLTSSTESVSPTLPGTTKTSYIRGSITKASTIATRSTLSVGTDGNTTPVNIVVVETPISDNTPLTETSYTRGSITKASTIATRSTVTVGIDGNTTPVNIVVVETPISDNTPSTGSVSPTGNTQIISTIPSHGYHNITTGEGSSTKTPNTGTAPPTTANTLKTTQKYTTLTSTVVVCDCSVKSSNGVYVPTHITFPVGSPPTNVVGQVLHNYNSLSLPSNPKSDVTGAANSVPTPPGADSFQWRNFVTSRCFYRCCSYLRRQRGYIWTLFLFGRCMHTSVIGIFLSLPLD from the coding sequence ATGAACTTTCAATTGAGTGCGGTAATAATTTTGCCTTGGCTGCTGTGTTTTGCCTCTGCCCAAATATCTAGACCAGAGGCCTGTGCTGTCAAGGGAGTTGCCAGTGAAGGTCTCACTGCAAAGTTCTATCCATTTCCatttcaaaagttttcgTTGGTGCGTACTCCCAAATTTTATGGACACGATTATGCTGTTCCAAGCCCTATTCATGAGCTGAAAAACATCGTTGATCCAAATTTTGTAATTGGTGCTGAATGTATCCCAACTGACAAAAGTGCTCCATTCATATGTCACAACCCTACGTCGCACTATTGTGGCTCTATTGAATGTGAACCCTTCCAAAAGAATAGTCCATATTGGACCACAGACATATATGGATACAATACGACGGTATCCAATATCACTTTGGAATTAACTGGCTACCTACGGGCCCCAGAAACTGGAGTGTATAATTTCCACGTCGATCCCGCCGACGAAGCTGTTTATCTTTATGTTGGACCAGGTGACGCATTCAACTGCTGTGAACAAGATTCCAAACCAACAGTTGGTGCTACAGCTGCTTTAGGACTTGTTTTCCCAAAATCTGGGGAAACACAGTTTTATTTGGTTGAAGGTAATTATTATCCTATCAAACTGGTATATTTCAACGCCAATTGGATAGGACAGCTCCTTACATCGTTGACTTTACCGAGTGGTGCACTTTCAAAGGATTGGGGAAAGTATGTGTACTCTTACGAGAATTCTAAAAAGGGGGTGTGTTCATGGAATCCTTCAACTCCACCGGGAATAACTACAACATCGTACACCAGAGGATCCATCACCAAAGCTTCCACGATAGAGACAAGGTCTACTTTCACTATAGGTAGTAATGGAGGAACCACCCCCGTTGATATCATTGTAGTTGAAACACCAATTTCCGGCAATTCACCTTCGTCTAGTATTGGAGTTTCGTCAAGTGGCACACCTTCGTCTAGTATTAGATTGACGTCTTCGACTGAAGGTGTTTCCCCAACTCCAATTTCATTATCCCAAAGCTCACTCCAAATTTCGTCAAGTGGTACACCTTCGTCTAGTATTAGATTGACGTCTTCGACTGAAGGTGTTTCCCCAACTCCGATTTCATTATCCCAAAGCTCACTCCAAATTTCGTCAAGTGGTACACCTTCGTCTGGTATTAGATTGACGTCTTCGACTGAAGGTGTTTCCCCAACTTCAGTTTCATTATCCCAAAGCTCACTCCAAGTTTCGTCAAGTGGCACACCTTCGTCTAGTATTAGATTGACGTCTTCGACTGAAGGTGTTTCCCCAACTTCAGTTTCATTATCCCAAAGCTCACTCCAAATTTCGTCAAGTGGTACACCTTCGTCTGGTATTAGATTGACGTCTTCGACTGAAGGTGTTTCCCCAACTTCAGTTTCATTATCCCAAAGCTCACTCCAAGTTTCGTCAAGTGGCACACCTTCGTCTGGTATTAGATTGACGTCTTCGACTGCAAGTGTTTCCCCAACTTCAGTTTCATTATCCCAAAGCTCACTCCAAGTTTCGTCAAGTGGCGCACCTTCGTCTAGTATTAGATTGACGTCTTCGACTGAAAGTGTTTCCCCAACTTTACCAGGAACAACCAAAACATCCTACATCAGAGGATCGATCACGAAGGCTTCCACCATAGCGACAAGGTCTACGTTGAGTGTGGGCACTGACGGAAACACCACCCCCGTTAACATTGTGGTGGTTGAGACGCCAATTTCCGACAACACGCCTTTGACTGAGACATCGTACACCAGAGGCTCGATCACGAAGGCTTCCACCATAGCGACAAGGTCTACCGTTACTGTGGGCATCGACGGAAACACCACCCCTGTTAACATCGTGGTGGTTGAGACGCCAATTTCAGACAACACACCGTCGACTGGAAGTGTTTCCCCAACTGGTAATACCCAGATAATAAGCACCATACCCTCACATGGTTACCATAATATAACAACTGGCGAGGGATCGTCGACGAAAACTCCAAACACAGGCACTGCACCTCCTACCACCGCGAATACGTTGAAAACTACCCAAAAATACACCACACTAACCTCCACGGTTGTTGTGTGTGACTGTTCTGTGAAGTCCTCCAATGGCGTGTATGTTCCTACACACATTACTTTCCCCGTTGGCTCTCCTCCTACGAACGTAGTGGGCCAAGTCTTACACAACTACAATTCCTTGTCACTCCCTTCGAACCCAAAGAGTGATGTTACCGGAGCAGCTAACAGTGTTCCGACACCCCCAGGTGCAGACAGCTTCCAGTGGCGTAACTTTGTCACGTCCAGGTGTTTCTACCGCTGCTGTTCATACCTACGGAGGCAGCGCGGCTATATTTGGACcttgtttctctttggcaGGTGTATGCACACTTCTGTTATTGGCATTTTTCTGAGTCTGCCGCTTGATTGA